A genomic segment from Luteolibacter ambystomatis encodes:
- a CDS encoding MBL fold metallo-hydrolase yields MRFAVLGSGSSGNSTVVEAGGTRLLVDAGLSAKQLVTRLQSIGADPGSFDGILLTHEHGDHIRGLRVLLKQMPVPIYATAATARVVKDTGIEGATWRVFTAGQGFRIGAFEIEAFAIQHDAVDPVGFVFHHQESRFGLLSDAGFVTRSMVDRLRGVHGLFVEANYDDALLEADTKRPWSTKQRISSRHGHLSNAQAAELVAELAHPGLRRVVLGHLSQDCNHPDTAISAIRCSLERAGHRHVSLHCACGEVSPWWSLVEEPRFSLEFCD; encoded by the coding sequence ATGCGGTTTGCGGTGCTGGGCAGCGGGAGTTCGGGGAATTCGACGGTGGTCGAAGCGGGAGGCACGCGCCTGCTGGTGGATGCGGGATTGAGCGCGAAGCAGTTGGTGACGCGCCTCCAGTCGATCGGGGCTGATCCGGGCTCGTTCGATGGCATCCTGCTCACCCACGAACACGGCGACCACATCCGCGGGCTGCGGGTGCTGCTCAAGCAAATGCCGGTGCCGATCTATGCCACTGCGGCGACCGCACGGGTGGTGAAGGACACGGGTATTGAGGGAGCGACGTGGCGAGTCTTCACCGCCGGGCAGGGATTTCGCATTGGTGCTTTTGAAATCGAGGCCTTCGCGATCCAGCACGATGCGGTCGATCCGGTGGGCTTCGTGTTCCATCATCAGGAATCGCGTTTCGGCCTGCTCAGCGATGCGGGCTTTGTCACGCGGAGCATGGTGGACCGGTTGCGCGGCGTGCATGGTCTTTTCGTCGAGGCGAACTACGATGATGCATTGCTGGAAGCGGACACGAAACGTCCGTGGTCCACGAAGCAGCGCATCAGCTCGCGTCACGGGCATCTTTCCAATGCACAGGCCGCTGAACTGGTGGCGGAGCTGGCGCATCCGGGCTTGCGCCGGGTGGTGCTCGGCCATCTCAGCCAGGACTGCAATCATCCGGACACGGCGATTTCCGCGATTCGCTGTTCGCTGGAGCGGGCGGGACACAGGCACGTGAGCCTGCATTGCGCGTGCGGCGAGGTTTCACCGTGGTGGTCGCTGGTGGAGGAGCCGCGATTCTCGTTGGAGTTCTGCGATTGA
- a CDS encoding copper homeostasis protein CutC — translation MKLEICIDSVESAVAAERAGAVRVELCAGLMEGGITPSAGMIRAVRQRVSLGLMVIIRPRGGDFLYDDAEMETMLEDVAVARKFGADGIVIGALLADGRVDEDKTRALIEAAGPLQVTFHRAFDVSRDPFESMETLASMGVHRILTSGQEASVLEGAEVIRELVKKAGERLIILPGGGITPRNIAKIAALTEASEFHLSCRKTVDSGMNWRNHRPAMGAALYPPEFSRKIADEAAIRGILSKDS, via the coding sequence GTGAAGTTGGAAATCTGCATTGATTCGGTGGAAAGCGCCGTGGCCGCGGAGCGCGCGGGAGCGGTGAGAGTGGAACTTTGCGCCGGATTGATGGAGGGTGGCATTACGCCCAGTGCGGGGATGATTCGGGCGGTTCGCCAGCGCGTGTCGCTCGGCCTGATGGTGATCATCCGTCCGCGCGGCGGGGATTTCCTTTACGATGATGCGGAGATGGAGACGATGCTGGAGGATGTGGCCGTGGCGCGGAAGTTCGGTGCGGATGGCATTGTGATCGGAGCCTTGCTTGCGGATGGCCGCGTGGATGAAGACAAGACGCGCGCCTTGATCGAGGCGGCGGGACCATTGCAAGTGACCTTCCATCGCGCCTTCGATGTCTCGCGCGATCCGTTCGAATCGATGGAAACCCTCGCATCTATGGGTGTGCATCGCATCCTCACGTCCGGCCAGGAAGCCAGCGTCTTGGAAGGCGCGGAGGTGATCCGGGAACTGGTGAAGAAAGCCGGTGAACGCCTCATCATCCTGCCAGGTGGCGGCATCACCCCGCGGAATATCGCGAAGATCGCCGCCCTGACAGAAGCGTCCGAGTTCCACCTGAGCTGCCGCAAGACCGTGGACAGCGGCATGAACTGGCGCAATCACCGCCCGGCGATGGGAGCCGCGCTTTATCCGCCGGAGTTCTCCCGCAAGATCGCCGATGAAGCCGCCATCCGTGGCATCCTCTCCAAGGACTCCTGA
- a CDS encoding thrombospondin type 3 repeat-containing protein: MKSLLLLLAAAMPVFGQMTSQPQAILTHGAGDTVNLDWQGLAARSYFLQYSEDLRTWNYFPAVELGADETISYGFSSTADKFFVRLQYTDEPTDDPENADFDGDGLTNLEEISIYHTKPFAADTDDDGLSDGYEVQNDLDPKDDGSVAFNNGLFGDPDGDGISNLEEQRAGTNPQSAADFPPNIVTEIRSGMAHVEVLGGGTPSGEFSAYRYWHPFQTFTANDNTPLTPLSVAVRLLSKFNFDAIPENIATATHIPLSGDYRAGAHAGFNVWTSGSNSVKAASLLQTRFWVSAPMMPTNRTFKFLKRERSTSVAATQQLGTTGTPTQIPGATTIVTLSIPAYASISTPLTLEP, translated from the coding sequence ATGAAATCCCTTCTTTTACTGCTGGCGGCGGCTATGCCCGTCTTCGGCCAGATGACGAGCCAACCGCAAGCCATCCTGACCCATGGTGCGGGAGACACCGTAAATCTCGATTGGCAGGGACTCGCGGCCCGATCCTACTTCCTCCAATACTCGGAGGATCTTCGAACGTGGAACTACTTTCCGGCGGTGGAGTTGGGGGCGGATGAAACCATCAGCTACGGCTTCTCTTCCACGGCGGACAAGTTTTTCGTCCGACTCCAATACACCGACGAGCCGACCGACGACCCGGAGAATGCCGACTTCGACGGCGATGGACTGACCAATCTGGAAGAGATCTCCATCTACCACACCAAACCCTTTGCAGCGGATACGGATGACGATGGATTGAGCGATGGCTATGAGGTTCAAAACGACCTCGATCCAAAGGACGACGGCTCCGTCGCATTCAACAACGGCCTCTTTGGCGATCCGGATGGGGACGGTATCTCCAATCTGGAGGAACAACGGGCAGGCACCAATCCTCAATCCGCGGCCGATTTTCCGCCTAACATAGTTACGGAGATCCGGTCGGGAATGGCGCATGTTGAAGTTCTTGGTGGAGGGACCCCTTCGGGGGAATTCAGCGCCTACCGCTATTGGCACCCTTTTCAGACCTTTACCGCGAACGACAATACACCGTTGACACCACTAAGCGTTGCCGTTCGGCTATTATCGAAGTTCAATTTCGATGCTATCCCCGAAAATATCGCTACTGCCACACATATCCCACTATCTGGAGATTATAGGGCCGGTGCACATGCGGGATTCAATGTATGGACGAGCGGTTCGAATTCAGTTAAGGCGGCGTCTCTCCTGCAAACTCGCTTTTGGGTTAGCGCTCCCATGATGCCCACTAATCGGACATTTAAATTTCTGAAAAGGGAGCGCTCCACCTCGGTTGCCGCTACCCAGCAATTGGGGACAACGGGTACGCCTACTCAAATTCCGGGAGCGACTACCATCGTGACGCTTTCCATTCCAGCTTACGCGAGTATTTCTACTCCCTTGACCCTTGAGCCTTGA
- a CDS encoding AsmA-like C-terminal region-containing protein codes for MTRLHFFRNLRTAILLLMVCTVVVAVGGLWWANATGLPETWRQMMEHELEKQGLHVSVASLSYQPFHGGLVATEIRVFSDESRTRQISRMERVAIDFDKSLLARGQMKLTKLALKDGRLDLPVDPANPQGEMLEASHVNATIAMPGGRVLEIRDASGEIEGIEVTLAARILGYRPALTAQAADDPNRKARLELLKRCLDEARNWRFDEKERPKLNIAIDGDFADRSTLHGRVKFSAKDVERGGHPLQRVAAEAEWTGTLLTVTSLKASDRRGDLEGRLDYDLAGREGRFGFSSGLDLPRLLRSWFGVDSIHDVTLAGEQRIESSGEFRLVDGGPPEVKLTGSASLKALMIRGTAFDSFETAFSWSKGNLFLRDIKVLRRDGQLTGKLLLQDDYIRVALRSNFPLAVARPFFAGQPFGRVLNDFTENEHTKVDANLECGWDLHDVHSWVVSGHGRVDNCTYRGTPFLVAETDLDLSHSALDFRNGAVTFDYRNYGLQRAFDGPRTGSLKVKQVRYDSEADTVAISNVEGTFWPAPLVRMFARGIAEDLEQYRFHQPPVLQCSGLVDTIGKGRTDLKISFKTNAPATYEFIDKDLLLESPSANVRIQNEKVVVDNLAFRAFGGPVNGTVTRNPGRDAGLSGEFSWTRLSFNDVGELYGFDPKGGGQLTGRIEFTCGTHGVDKLNGRGLMALEKGELFSVPIFGPLSPLIAGILANRKAGFQHAKDAFCTFVIQDGVLKTNDFRTATSSLAFTGDARVDLTKVTLDMTMRMNTRGLLGVLTLPLRPFSGLFQFHGSGPLRDPEWRNVMFTSPPKDQEDALMNPPKAIIAEP; via the coding sequence ATGACCCGGCTCCACTTTTTCCGCAACCTCCGCACGGCGATCCTGCTGCTGATGGTCTGCACGGTGGTGGTGGCGGTCGGCGGCCTGTGGTGGGCGAATGCCACCGGCCTGCCGGAGACGTGGCGGCAGATGATGGAGCACGAGTTGGAAAAGCAGGGCCTCCACGTCAGCGTGGCCAGCCTCAGCTACCAGCCCTTCCACGGCGGCCTCGTCGCCACGGAGATCCGCGTGTTTTCGGACGAATCCCGCACCCGCCAGATCTCGCGGATGGAACGCGTGGCGATCGATTTCGACAAGAGCCTGCTGGCCCGCGGCCAGATGAAGCTCACCAAGCTCGCACTCAAGGATGGCCGTCTCGATCTGCCCGTCGACCCCGCCAACCCGCAGGGCGAGATGCTGGAGGCCAGCCATGTGAATGCCACCATCGCCATGCCCGGTGGCCGCGTGCTGGAGATCCGTGATGCCAGCGGCGAGATCGAGGGCATCGAGGTCACTCTCGCCGCCCGCATCCTGGGCTACCGCCCCGCGCTCACCGCCCAAGCCGCGGATGATCCTAACCGCAAGGCCCGGCTGGAGTTGCTCAAACGCTGCCTTGATGAAGCCCGCAACTGGCGGTTCGATGAAAAAGAGCGCCCGAAGCTCAACATCGCCATCGACGGCGATTTCGCGGACCGTTCCACGCTCCATGGCCGCGTGAAATTCAGCGCGAAGGACGTGGAACGCGGCGGCCACCCCCTCCAGCGTGTGGCCGCGGAGGCGGAGTGGACCGGCACCCTGCTCACCGTCACCTCGCTCAAGGCCTCCGACCGCCGCGGCGATCTGGAAGGACGGCTCGACTACGATCTCGCAGGCCGCGAGGGCCGCTTCGGTTTCAGCTCCGGCCTCGATCTGCCTCGCCTGCTGCGTTCGTGGTTCGGCGTGGATTCCATCCACGATGTCACCTTGGCCGGTGAGCAACGGATCGAGAGTTCCGGCGAATTCCGTCTCGTAGATGGCGGGCCGCCGGAGGTGAAGCTGACCGGCTCCGCCAGCCTCAAGGCGCTGATGATCCGCGGCACCGCCTTCGATTCGTTCGAAACCGCATTCTCCTGGAGCAAGGGCAACCTGTTCCTGCGCGACATCAAGGTGCTGCGCCGCGATGGCCAGCTCACCGGCAAGCTGCTGCTCCAGGACGACTACATCCGTGTCGCACTGCGCTCGAATTTTCCGCTCGCGGTCGCCCGCCCGTTCTTCGCCGGCCAACCGTTCGGCCGCGTGCTCAATGACTTCACCGAGAACGAGCACACCAAGGTGGATGCGAATCTCGAATGCGGCTGGGACCTCCATGACGTCCACTCGTGGGTCGTCAGCGGCCATGGCCGGGTGGACAACTGCACCTATCGCGGCACGCCCTTCCTCGTCGCGGAAACCGATCTCGATCTCAGCCACAGCGCCCTCGATTTCCGGAATGGAGCCGTCACCTTCGATTACCGGAACTACGGCCTGCAGCGCGCCTTCGATGGACCGCGGACCGGCTCGCTGAAAGTGAAGCAGGTCCGCTACGACAGCGAGGCGGACACCGTGGCCATCTCCAATGTGGAGGGCACCTTCTGGCCCGCGCCGCTGGTGCGGATGTTCGCCCGCGGCATCGCGGAGGATCTGGAGCAATACCGCTTCCACCAGCCCCCCGTGCTGCAATGCTCCGGCCTGGTCGATACCATCGGCAAGGGTCGCACCGATCTGAAGATCTCCTTCAAAACCAACGCCCCGGCCACCTACGAGTTCATCGACAAGGACCTGCTGCTGGAATCGCCTTCCGCCAATGTCCGCATCCAGAATGAAAAGGTCGTGGTGGACAATCTCGCCTTCCGCGCCTTCGGCGGTCCGGTCAATGGCACCGTCACCCGCAATCCCGGACGGGATGCCGGCTTGAGCGGCGAGTTCAGTTGGACCCGGCTCTCGTTCAATGATGTTGGCGAGCTTTACGGATTCGATCCCAAGGGCGGCGGCCAGCTCACCGGCCGCATCGAGTTCACCTGCGGCACCCACGGTGTGGACAAGCTGAACGGCCGCGGCCTGATGGCTCTGGAAAAAGGCGAGCTCTTCTCCGTACCCATCTTCGGCCCGCTCTCACCGCTCATCGCCGGCATCCTCGCCAACCGCAAGGCGGGCTTCCAGCATGCCAAGGACGCCTTCTGCACCTTCGTCATCCAGGACGGCGTCCTGAAAACCAATGATTTCCGCACCGCCACTTCCTCACTCGCCTTCACCGGAGATGCCCGCGTGGATCTCACCAAGGTCACGCTGGACATGACCATGCGCATGAACACCCGCGGTCTGCTCGGCGTGCTCACCCTGCCACTGCGTCCGTTCTCCGGTCTCTTCCAATTCCACGGCAGCGGCCCGCTCCGCGATCCCGAGTGGCGGAATGTCATGTTCACCTCGCCGCCGAAGGACCAGGAAGACGCCCTGATGAACCCGCCCAAGGCAATCATCGCGGAGCCTTGA
- a CDS encoding helix-turn-helix domain-containing protein: MAFSHNQNRNIVNSDFIPAFSIFGRICQNFIVAKSIYSANYERFVQVLGRVRSDAGLSQEALAKKMKMSQSTVSDLLRGQRRLDVIEWISYCKACGITPERFLEELAFVTRSKD, encoded by the coding sequence ATGGCCTTTTCACACAACCAGAATAGAAACATCGTAAATTCAGATTTTATACCAGCTTTTTCGATATTTGGCCGGATTTGTCAGAATTTCATCGTGGCAAAATCCATCTACTCCGCGAACTACGAGCGATTCGTGCAAGTCCTTGGACGCGTGCGGAGCGACGCCGGACTGTCCCAGGAGGCTCTCGCTAAAAAAATGAAAATGAGCCAATCAACCGTCAGCGATCTCTTGCGAGGACAGCGGCGGCTGGATGTGATCGAATGGATCTCGTATTGCAAAGCCTGCGGGATCACACCGGAGAGATTCCTGG
- a CDS encoding HEAT repeat domain-containing protein: MKSFRECAYFIVLMGAMAILPVAANSIDGVRDAAQAEKLAFLARHSTVLEHADASNAFDGLISDDSEKASSAIKKLKELKDEEMLLVALKYPNRVIKKEAAEALQEIAGKKSLAKICEALDYENKWLRRTISNAEIEITSRKFQWALLATIQKISGVTYDGPVEYSSTAITTYLDRVKEEMEKQK, encoded by the coding sequence ATGAAATCATTTAGAGAATGTGCATACTTTATTGTGTTGATGGGGGCTATGGCAATACTGCCAGTTGCGGCGAATTCCATTGATGGAGTTCGAGATGCTGCGCAGGCAGAGAAGCTGGCCTTTTTAGCCCGTCATTCGACTGTGTTGGAGCATGCGGATGCTTCAAATGCGTTCGACGGGCTGATTTCGGATGATTCGGAAAAGGCATCCTCCGCTATTAAAAAACTTAAAGAGTTGAAAGATGAGGAGATGCTTCTGGTGGCCTTGAAATATCCAAATCGGGTAATTAAGAAGGAAGCTGCGGAGGCTTTGCAAGAAATTGCTGGCAAGAAATCGCTTGCGAAAATTTGCGAGGCTCTTGACTATGAGAATAAGTGGCTGCGCCGTACGATCTCGAATGCGGAGATCGAAATCACCAGTCGGAAATTCCAATGGGCTCTGCTTGCTACCATCCAGAAAATATCGGGAGTAACCTATGATGGGCCTGTGGAGTATTCTTCCACTGCGATTACAACGTATTTGGATAGAGTAAAAGAAGAGATGGAAAAACAGAAGTAG